One window of Corynebacterium sp. P3-F1 genomic DNA carries:
- a CDS encoding YafY family protein produces MAEQTSVVERLTNLTFALLGSAGPRDYEWVRGHVEGYRDRTDVALNRMLNRDVRSLRRAGVPARMEYGLIWVDKDIYELPPISFTDEEAFVLGLAGDLGTTGSLGAFARSGWTKIAAGGATRTFDAPPIAALDNDISRLDADTVTAVTACVRSNTRMRFTYRPSPTAEPQTRTMDPWGIVALNNRAYVVGYDVDRGAERSFRAVRVTDIRKVQSCDFHHPNRPLQEVVEDSLRGPVVDAVVAIDPGTAHELAAAGTPLDGERVALKGVERDWLVRTAASFAPHAVVEEPEDVRADVIALLRAAADASVEGDGSDG; encoded by the coding sequence GTGGCTGAGCAGACAAGCGTGGTGGAGAGGTTGACCAACCTCACCTTCGCCTTGCTCGGTTCTGCGGGGCCCCGCGATTACGAGTGGGTGCGCGGCCACGTCGAGGGGTACAGGGACCGCACCGACGTGGCACTTAACCGGATGCTTAACCGCGACGTGCGTTCGCTGCGACGCGCTGGTGTACCCGCCCGGATGGAGTACGGCCTGATCTGGGTGGATAAGGACATCTACGAGCTCCCTCCGATTTCCTTCACCGACGAAGAAGCCTTTGTGCTGGGTCTTGCCGGGGATCTTGGAACCACCGGCAGTTTGGGGGCGTTCGCCCGCTCCGGCTGGACCAAGATCGCCGCCGGCGGCGCCACCCGCACATTCGACGCGCCGCCCATCGCGGCGCTGGACAACGACATCTCGCGGCTCGACGCGGACACCGTCACAGCTGTGACCGCCTGCGTGCGGTCGAATACCCGCATGAGGTTCACGTACCGCCCGTCGCCCACCGCCGAGCCGCAAACACGCACGATGGACCCGTGGGGCATTGTCGCGCTGAACAACCGCGCCTACGTGGTGGGCTATGACGTGGACCGCGGAGCCGAACGCAGTTTCCGCGCGGTGCGCGTGACCGATATCCGGAAGGTGCAGTCTTGCGATTTCCACCACCCAAACCGCCCGCTGCAGGAGGTCGTCGAGGACTCGCTACGCGGGCCTGTTGTGGATGCTGTTGTCGCGATAGACCCTGGAACGGCGCACGAACTCGCTGCCGCGGGCACACCGCTTGACGGAGAACGCGTTGCGCTAAAGGGCGTCGAGCGCGACTGGCTCGTTCGCACCGCGGCGAGTTTCGCACCGCACGCAGTGGTGGAGGAGCCCGAGGACGTCCGAGCTGACGTGATCGCGCTCCTGCGCGCCGCCGCCGATGCGTCGGTAGAAGGAGACGGTAGCGATGGCTGA
- the pafA gene encoding Pup--protein ligase — MGVETEFGLTATRDGAAVLRPDEIARYLFRPVVAQYKSTNIFTANAARLYLDVGAHPEYATAECDSLTQLLNHDKAGELLFNDLAAQAQGALAAEGIGGDVYLFKNNVDSAGNSYGTHENYLISRELSLKHFGKRLLPFLITRQLLCGAGMISKHGRFVLSQRADQVWEGVSSATTRTRPIINTRDEPHGDSSRFRRMHVIVGDSNMAEPTFALKIGSTQLVIEMLEAEWDIPAFDVADPIARIKEIALDPTGRTPLELKNGSTVTALEVQQAVHAAACSWLAQRPDEGTPNAELSRVVELWGRVLGCVEKQDFAPVAGEIDWVIKHDLLERYRTRLGGDWSHPKLAQIDLAYHDIDRERGLFYLLQRKGLVERWTTDEAIAQAAKTAPQTTRAALRADFLERARELGARYTVDWVHLKVDRPEPQTVDLQDPFATSDARIADLISYMEANREHLNDAQGGIRG; from the coding sequence ATGGGTGTGGAGACCGAATTCGGCCTCACTGCGACCCGCGATGGCGCGGCAGTCCTGCGCCCCGACGAGATCGCTCGCTACCTGTTCCGCCCGGTAGTGGCGCAATACAAGAGCACGAATATCTTCACGGCGAACGCGGCCAGGCTCTACCTGGATGTCGGGGCGCACCCGGAATACGCGACTGCTGAATGCGACTCGCTGACACAGCTGCTCAACCACGACAAAGCCGGCGAGCTGCTCTTCAACGATCTGGCAGCCCAGGCGCAGGGCGCGCTCGCGGCAGAGGGTATTGGCGGAGATGTCTACTTGTTCAAGAACAACGTCGACTCTGCCGGCAACTCCTACGGCACCCACGAGAACTACCTGATCAGCCGCGAGCTTTCGCTGAAGCACTTCGGTAAACGCCTCTTGCCGTTCTTGATCACCCGCCAGCTGCTGTGCGGTGCCGGGATGATCAGCAAACACGGGCGCTTCGTCCTGTCGCAGCGCGCGGACCAGGTCTGGGAGGGTGTTTCCTCGGCGACGACGCGGACACGGCCCATTATCAACACCCGCGACGAGCCCCACGGCGACTCCAGCCGCTTCCGCCGCATGCACGTCATCGTCGGGGACTCGAACATGGCCGAGCCGACATTCGCGCTGAAGATCGGTTCGACGCAACTGGTCATCGAGATGCTCGAGGCCGAGTGGGACATACCCGCATTCGATGTCGCCGACCCGATCGCGCGCATCAAGGAGATCGCCCTCGACCCAACCGGCCGCACGCCGCTTGAGCTCAAGAACGGCTCCACCGTCACAGCGCTCGAAGTGCAGCAGGCTGTGCACGCGGCCGCGTGCTCCTGGCTGGCGCAACGCCCGGATGAAGGCACTCCCAATGCCGAGCTTTCCCGTGTGGTGGAGTTGTGGGGGCGGGTGCTGGGATGCGTCGAGAAGCAGGATTTCGCCCCGGTTGCCGGGGAGATTGACTGGGTGATCAAACACGATCTTCTGGAGCGCTACCGCACGCGTCTCGGCGGCGACTGGTCGCATCCGAAACTCGCGCAGATTGACCTCGCCTACCATGACATTGATCGCGAACGCGGACTGTTTTACCTGCTTCAGCGCAAAGGACTGGTCGAGCGGTGGACGACCGACGAGGCGATTGCTCAGGCCGCGAAGACAGCTCCGCAGACGACCCGCGCGGCGTTGCGCGCGGACTTCCTCGAGCGTGCCCGTGAGCTCGGTGCCCGCTACACCGTCGACTGGGTGCACCTGAAGGTCGATCGACCGGAGCCGCAGACCGTGGACCTGCAGGACCCCTTTGCCACGTCCGACGCGCGCATTGCCGATCTGATTAGCTATATGGAAGCAAACCGCGAGCATTTGAACGACGCGCAAGGAGGGATCCGTGGCTGA
- a CDS encoding ubiquitin-like protein Pup yields MAHKQINISGGGDDSDSGAAQDAGQVNVNTSGTDDLLDEIDALLDTNAEEFVRSYVQKGGQ; encoded by the coding sequence ATGGCTCACAAACAGATCAACATCTCCGGCGGCGGCGACGATTCTGATTCCGGTGCTGCGCAAGATGCCGGCCAAGTGAATGTGAACACGTCGGGCACCGACGACCTGCTCGACGAGATTGACGCGCTGTTGGACACCAACGCGGAAGAATTTGTCCGCTCCTACGTGCAAAAGGGCGGGCAGTAG
- the dop gene encoding depupylase/deamidase Dop — MTRFMGTETEYGITTPADMALSPIVSSTHAVVAYAAMNTAARARWDYQDEHPLKDSRGFDLKRYHTVPVVAPNAIGVANVVTSNGARFYVDHAHPEYSSPEVADAYSAMVYDAAGDLILRQAADRVAQLYSESVSVLQGHEPCPPLKIYKNNVDGKGASYGAHENYQYSRATRFEDIAAGLIPFFVTRQIFAGAGRVGIGEEGETDGFQISQRADYFFQEISLETTLNRGIINTRDEPHADAALFGRLHVIVGDANMSQYANFLKLGTTKLVLDAIEAGVDFSDLRLKDPVSELKATSRDLTLTHELSLIDGTVHTPISLQREYLRRVSGGNGGQGGVDKRVLALWTEVLDDLERDPLLTADRLDWTAKYALVKGYVDRGLAWSDAKLKAVDLQYADIDPAKSLYHTLVRADRMRTLATQEEIEHAAAHPPENSRAYFRGRVAAEFGEDVIASSWQSIQFDTAEGPRTVPLNAVDGFTKADVSELLDTADGVDDLVAALVDGK, encoded by the coding sequence ATGACGCGTTTCATGGGCACGGAGACCGAATACGGCATCACGACACCGGCGGACATGGCGTTGAGTCCGATCGTGAGTTCGACGCATGCGGTAGTGGCATATGCGGCGATGAACACGGCGGCCCGCGCGCGCTGGGATTACCAGGATGAGCACCCGCTGAAGGACAGCCGCGGTTTCGATTTGAAGCGCTATCACACGGTGCCGGTGGTGGCGCCGAATGCGATCGGTGTGGCAAACGTGGTCACGTCGAACGGGGCGCGGTTCTATGTTGATCACGCGCACCCGGAGTATTCGTCGCCGGAGGTGGCGGACGCCTACAGCGCAATGGTGTACGACGCGGCGGGGGACCTCATCCTGCGGCAGGCGGCGGACCGCGTCGCGCAGCTTTACAGCGAAAGCGTGAGCGTGCTCCAGGGGCACGAGCCGTGCCCGCCGCTAAAGATCTACAAGAACAATGTGGACGGCAAGGGCGCCTCCTACGGCGCGCACGAAAACTACCAGTACTCGCGTGCCACGCGGTTCGAGGACATCGCGGCGGGGCTCATCCCGTTCTTCGTCACACGCCAGATCTTTGCGGGCGCCGGCCGCGTCGGCATCGGCGAGGAGGGGGAGACCGACGGTTTCCAGATCTCGCAGCGCGCGGACTATTTCTTCCAGGAGATCTCGCTGGAGACGACGCTGAATCGCGGCATCATCAATACCCGCGACGAGCCGCACGCGGACGCAGCACTGTTTGGTCGCCTGCACGTCATTGTCGGCGACGCGAACATGTCGCAGTACGCGAACTTCCTCAAGCTCGGCACGACGAAACTCGTCCTCGACGCGATCGAAGCCGGTGTCGACTTCAGCGATCTGCGCCTCAAGGACCCGGTGAGCGAGCTCAAAGCCACCTCGCGCGACCTCACTCTCACGCATGAGCTTTCGCTTATCGACGGCACCGTGCACACCCCCATCTCCCTCCAGCGCGAGTATCTGCGCCGGGTGAGCGGGGGTAACGGCGGGCAGGGGGGCGTCGATAAGCGTGTGCTCGCACTGTGGACCGAGGTGCTCGACGACCTTGAACGCGACCCGCTGTTAACGGCGGACCGATTGGATTGGACGGCGAAGTACGCGCTGGTGAAAGGGTACGTCGACCGCGGTCTGGCCTGGAGCGACGCCAAATTGAAGGCGGTGGACCTGCAGTACGCAGACATTGATCCGGCGAAGTCCCTCTACCACACTCTGGTGCGGGCCGACCGGATGCGCACGTTGGCGACGCAGGAAGAGATTGAGCATGCGGCGGCCCACCCGCCGGAGAATTCAAGGGCGTACTTCCGTGGCCGTGTGGCTGCGGAATTCGGTGAGGACGTCATTGCCTCGAGCTGGCAGTCGATCCAATTCGACACGGCCGAGGGACCGCGCACGGTGCCGCTCAATGCCGTCGACGGGTTCACAAAGGCGGATGTCAGCGAGCTGCTCGATACTGCGGACGGGGTTGACGACCTCGTCGCCGCACTGGTGGACGGAAAGTAG
- a CDS encoding TrkA family potassium uptake protein, whose product MVNPFRSHKNAQNGKSSHRLDTAPVMVIGLGRFGTSLASELTANGVEVLGVDSDAKAVREQAPYLTEAVIADATDPEALAQLGLEDVEHVVLAVGTHLEASILTASNLIEAGVPDVWAKANSEAHGRILSQLGVHHVVHPERDTGRRVAHLLGGQFREFAEIAPGYSVTSMSAPKGLCDRQLSDTIWRDKGVQVIAVRGSNGDFVPVEEGMVLVPSDIVIAGGSPEALEELTR is encoded by the coding sequence TTGGTTAATCCATTTCGCTCACACAAGAACGCTCAAAACGGCAAGAGCTCGCACCGCCTCGATACCGCGCCGGTCATGGTGATCGGACTCGGACGCTTCGGCACGTCGCTCGCCTCGGAGCTGACGGCAAACGGCGTGGAGGTGCTTGGCGTCGATTCCGATGCAAAGGCCGTCCGGGAACAGGCTCCGTATCTGACCGAGGCGGTCATCGCCGATGCGACGGACCCGGAAGCACTCGCACAACTGGGGCTGGAGGACGTCGAACATGTGGTCCTCGCCGTGGGCACCCACCTGGAGGCGTCGATTCTCACCGCCTCTAACCTGATCGAGGCGGGGGTGCCGGATGTGTGGGCTAAAGCGAATTCGGAGGCTCACGGACGCATCCTTTCGCAGCTCGGTGTCCACCACGTGGTTCACCCTGAGCGCGACACTGGACGGCGCGTCGCGCACCTGCTCGGAGGGCAGTTCCGGGAATTCGCCGAGATCGCACCTGGGTATTCGGTCACGAGCATGAGCGCGCCGAAGGGCCTCTGCGATCGACAGCTGAGCGACACGATCTGGCGGGACAAGGGCGTACAGGTCATCGCTGTGCGGGGGTCGAACGGCGATTTCGTCCCTGTGGAGGAAGGAATGGTCTTGGTGCCGTCCGACATCGTCATTGCCGGGGGGAGTCCGGAGGCATTGGAGGAGCTGACCCGCTAG
- a CDS encoding TrkH family potassium uptake protein: MTAVGFLLLILVGTGLLMLPVSAVGHDWTPFLPALFTATSAVSLTGLIVEDTGTYWTPVGQVVIILLIQCGGLGIMSLASLSGMVITGKISLRARRTGAAEGRPMTGGGIRRTLLFTLLFTLIAEAVVAAVLTARFVVGYGHSIGRAAWEGAFHAVSAFNNAGFSTESQNLVPFAADAWILLPIAAALIGGGLGFPVWVEVASRVRNRTPGARRMSLTARLTFTSTIVLLIAGSVLFAVAEWRGLLGDMPVWEKVLNAFFSGASPRTAGFNTVDYADAHPITLMVTGALMFIGGGSAGTAGGIKVTTAAVLIAAMASEFRGRAETAVGKRTVPEAVVRQALALAFAGALVALCGIAALRLLDPEFSGDQVAFEVLSAFGTAGLSTGITAALSAPSQLILCLIMYLGRIGPVTLVAALATTAVHRRFSYPEERPFIG; the protein is encoded by the coding sequence TTGACTGCCGTCGGCTTTCTCCTGCTCATCCTGGTAGGAACCGGGTTGCTTATGCTGCCGGTCTCCGCCGTGGGGCATGACTGGACACCGTTCCTTCCGGCCTTGTTCACGGCGACGTCGGCGGTGTCCTTGACGGGCCTCATCGTCGAGGACACAGGCACGTACTGGACCCCGGTCGGCCAAGTCGTCATTATCCTGCTGATTCAATGCGGGGGCCTGGGAATCATGTCCCTGGCGTCTCTGTCCGGGATGGTCATTACCGGCAAGATCAGTCTCCGGGCACGCCGGACAGGTGCTGCGGAAGGCCGGCCGATGACCGGCGGGGGAATCCGGCGCACGCTACTGTTCACGCTGCTCTTCACCTTGATTGCCGAGGCGGTCGTCGCTGCGGTGCTCACCGCGAGATTCGTGGTGGGCTACGGCCATTCGATCGGCCGGGCCGCGTGGGAGGGGGCCTTCCACGCCGTCTCAGCTTTCAATAACGCCGGTTTCAGCACCGAAAGCCAGAATCTGGTGCCGTTTGCCGCGGACGCATGGATCCTGCTCCCGATCGCCGCGGCGTTAATTGGCGGCGGTCTCGGCTTTCCGGTGTGGGTGGAAGTGGCGTCCCGGGTGCGGAACCGTACACCAGGAGCGCGCCGCATGTCGTTGACAGCGCGACTGACGTTCACGTCAACTATTGTTTTGCTCATCGCTGGCTCAGTTCTTTTCGCGGTCGCCGAGTGGCGCGGCCTGCTCGGGGATATGCCGGTTTGGGAGAAGGTGCTCAACGCGTTCTTCTCTGGGGCGTCCCCGCGCACTGCCGGATTCAACACCGTCGATTACGCCGACGCCCATCCGATCACACTGATGGTCACCGGCGCGCTGATGTTCATCGGCGGTGGCTCCGCAGGCACCGCCGGCGGAATCAAAGTGACTACCGCCGCGGTGCTCATTGCCGCGATGGCCTCGGAGTTCAGGGGACGCGCGGAGACAGCAGTGGGGAAGCGGACGGTGCCGGAGGCAGTGGTCAGGCAGGCCCTAGCGCTAGCGTTCGCGGGAGCGCTCGTTGCCTTATGCGGCATAGCCGCACTGCGCCTGCTCGATCCAGAGTTCTCTGGCGACCAGGTGGCTTTCGAGGTCTTGTCGGCATTCGGTACTGCCGGGTTGTCCACGGGAATCACCGCAGCACTGTCTGCTCCGTCCCAACTCATCCTCTGCTTGATCATGTACCTCGGCAGGATCGGACCGGTCACCCTGGTGGCGGCATTGGCCACCACTGCTGTCCACCGGCGGTTCAGCTACCCGGAAGAAAGGCCCTTCATTGGTTAA
- the pdxS gene encoding pyridoxal 5'-phosphate synthase lyase subunit PdxS: MTFFSTQLNKAELTDTFKGGVIMDVVTPEQATIAAEAGAVAVMALERVPADIRAQGGVARMSDPDLIEGILSAVDIPVMAKARIGHTVEAQVLQHLGVHYVDESEVLSPADYVNHIDKRDFEVPFVCGATNLGEALRRINEGAAMIRSKGEAGTGDVSEATKHLRTITAEIAGLQALWNGNRDELYVAAKELQAPYDLVVSVAEHGRLPVPLFVAGGVATPADAALMMQLGADGVFVGSGIFKSGNPEARAAAVVKATRNYDDIAAVAEASRGLGEAMVGINVADLPAPHRLAERGW; the protein is encoded by the coding sequence ATGACTTTCTTCTCGACGCAGTTGAACAAGGCTGAATTGACGGACACCTTCAAAGGCGGAGTGATCATGGACGTGGTCACCCCGGAGCAGGCGACGATCGCGGCAGAAGCCGGCGCCGTCGCGGTGATGGCGCTGGAACGCGTTCCCGCCGACATTCGCGCGCAGGGAGGCGTTGCACGCATGTCGGACCCGGACCTGATCGAGGGGATTCTCTCGGCGGTGGATATTCCGGTGATGGCCAAGGCACGCATCGGGCACACCGTCGAGGCGCAGGTGCTGCAGCATCTCGGCGTGCACTACGTCGATGAATCCGAGGTGCTCAGCCCCGCGGACTACGTGAACCACATTGACAAACGCGACTTCGAGGTGCCGTTCGTGTGCGGCGCGACAAATCTCGGCGAGGCGTTGCGGCGTATTAACGAGGGCGCCGCGATGATCCGTTCCAAGGGCGAAGCCGGCACCGGCGACGTGTCGGAAGCGACGAAGCACCTCCGCACGATCACCGCCGAGATCGCGGGGCTGCAAGCGCTGTGGAATGGCAACCGGGACGAGCTCTACGTGGCAGCGAAGGAATTGCAGGCACCGTACGACCTCGTGGTGTCCGTGGCCGAGCACGGCCGCCTGCCAGTTCCGCTGTTCGTGGCGGGCGGGGTGGCCACACCTGCGGATGCCGCTCTGATGATGCAGCTCGGGGCCGATGGCGTGTTCGTCGGTTCCGGGATCTTCAAATCGGGCAACCCGGAAGCTCGCGCCGCCGCCGTGGTGAAGGCGACAAGGAACTACGACGATATCGCTGCGGTGGCAGAGGCATCCCGCGGCCTCGGCGAGGCGATGGTGGGCATCAACGTCGCAGACCTGCCGGCACCGCACCGTCTCGCCGAGCGCGGCTGGTGA
- a CDS encoding PLP-dependent aminotransferase family protein: MLINVSRALPIPLTAQVASSLRSAISSGVLRPGDEVPSTRVLAGQAGVSRGTIVAAYDQLVSEGYLTATQGAPTRVNPSLPAVGSRHASPSARCGDFSSVDSAGNAVGDLTETESGHRAPRPTGRAASPISLKPSSGHAGAIRPAAWRQAWREAAADPATVTESTGQVEIRNALAEHLRTGRGMRVDRENIVVSGGTREGLMLVLMAIGDGKPLRIGVEDPGHPGLRKIIPLAGHTVVPCSVDDAGIAVQDLPQVLPHVLPEALSDAQPDALPDNLDAVIVTPSFQYPLGASMPAARRRELLDWAATTGTVVIEDDFNAELRYRTAPLPPLAALETTAHVVTLGTFSTLLNRSVAAGYVATTSPLAHDLRRTRAMLGMPVSAVTQLAIAHLLRNGHVRRNTKSVHNQLARRRDVIAARIIPQLAAHGASVTEMAESNGVDLAVTFPDSPARDDFARDLRQRGIEAGRLDALWSGRDDGLILSFAHLSEPDFERVCRELEAMSHPAHP, encoded by the coding sequence ATGCTTATCAACGTCTCCCGCGCCCTCCCCATCCCCCTCACCGCTCAAGTCGCATCTTCACTTCGGTCGGCGATCTCTTCCGGTGTGCTGCGCCCGGGCGACGAAGTCCCGTCGACCCGGGTTCTCGCCGGACAGGCCGGCGTCTCCCGAGGCACGATCGTTGCCGCCTACGACCAGCTGGTCAGTGAAGGGTACCTGACCGCCACCCAGGGTGCGCCGACCCGAGTCAATCCTTCGCTTCCAGCGGTGGGATCCCGGCACGCTTCGCCCTCGGCGCGCTGCGGCGACTTTTCGTCCGTGGATTCGGCCGGGAATGCCGTCGGTGATCTGACAGAGACAGAGTCCGGCCACCGAGCTCCACGACCGACGGGGCGGGCAGCGTCTCCGATCTCGTTGAAACCATCATCCGGTCACGCGGGGGCGATCCGGCCTGCTGCCTGGAGACAGGCCTGGCGTGAGGCTGCCGCGGACCCGGCTACCGTTACCGAATCCACGGGGCAAGTTGAGATCCGGAACGCGCTCGCTGAGCACCTGCGTACAGGGCGCGGAATGCGCGTGGACAGGGAGAATATCGTGGTCAGCGGCGGCACACGCGAGGGGCTGATGCTGGTGCTCATGGCGATCGGCGATGGAAAGCCGTTGCGCATCGGGGTCGAAGATCCCGGTCACCCGGGTCTGCGCAAGATCATCCCGTTGGCGGGTCACACGGTCGTGCCGTGCAGCGTCGACGATGCTGGGATCGCCGTGCAGGATTTGCCGCAGGTGCTACCGCACGTATTGCCGGAAGCCTTGTCGGATGCCCAACCGGACGCATTACCTGACAACCTCGACGCTGTGATCGTCACTCCCTCGTTCCAGTACCCGCTGGGCGCATCGATGCCGGCTGCGCGCCGCCGCGAACTGCTGGATTGGGCCGCGACGACCGGAACCGTGGTCATCGAGGACGACTTCAACGCCGAGCTCCGCTACCGCACGGCACCGCTGCCTCCTCTCGCCGCACTCGAGACGACGGCGCACGTTGTCACCCTCGGCACTTTCTCGACTCTGCTGAACAGATCGGTTGCCGCCGGGTACGTGGCCACGACGTCTCCGCTGGCGCACGATCTCCGCCGCACCCGCGCCATGCTGGGCATGCCCGTTTCGGCGGTCACCCAGCTCGCCATCGCGCACCTGCTCCGCAACGGGCATGTCCGCCGGAACACCAAATCGGTGCACAACCAGCTCGCCCGGCGTCGAGACGTCATTGCTGCGCGCATCATCCCGCAGCTCGCGGCACATGGTGCCTCAGTGACGGAGATGGCGGAGTCCAACGGTGTTGACCTCGCGGTCACGTTTCCAGACTCCCCCGCGCGCGATGACTTTGCCCGAGACCTTCGGCAACGCGGAATCGAAGCCGGCCGCCTCGATGCTCTGTGGTCTGGGCGCGACGACGGCCTTATTCTCAGTTTCGCGCACCTCTCGGAGCCCGACTTCGAGCGGGTCTGCCGCGAATTGGAGGCCATGTCCCACCCGGCTCATCCGTAG
- the arc gene encoding proteasome ATPase produces MTRPHDPETPADPSSCATPVTSPSATPGSSASRRAEHVECAGGAEHAELKAQNRALSARNKRLAELLKSSRDKLQDLNAQVEALGDPASTYGIYLGPARRGQEAEVFTSGRRMRLHVSPAVEPGTLAPGGVVRLGEGTVVVEACGYAKTGQLATLSERIGHDRAIVADMQGAEQVVHLTKVLQEKARAGDTVLIDSKAGYAFERIPKTEVNQLSLEEVPDVTYDDIGGLRSQIETIRDSVELPFTHRELYRTYDLKPPKGVLLYGPPGCGKTLIAKAVANSLSTRIGVGAKAHFLNVKGPELLNKYVGETERRIRLIFERARALAGEERPVIIFFDEMESIFRTRGSGVSSDMETTVVPQLLTEIDGVEDIANVIVIGATNREELIDPAILRPGRLDIKIRIDRPDRSEAREIFARYLTDSVPREGSTGELIDAALDKLFAPRPFVKLTLVDGSEETLHYADFVSGAMIANIVDRAKKLAIKDEIDGRGHGVSAEHLRVAVRMEQDESEDMPNVSNPDEWARITGRSGKRVVAAEVL; encoded by the coding sequence ATGACCCGTCCACACGATCCCGAAACCCCGGCAGACCCCAGTTCGTGCGCTACCCCGGTCACCAGCCCGAGCGCCACTCCGGGCTCCAGCGCTTCTCGCCGCGCTGAGCACGTCGAGTGCGCCGGGGGCGCTGAGCACGCTGAGCTGAAGGCCCAGAACCGCGCCCTGTCCGCGCGGAACAAACGGCTCGCGGAGCTGCTGAAGTCCTCACGCGACAAGCTGCAGGACTTGAACGCTCAGGTGGAGGCGCTCGGCGATCCGGCGTCGACGTACGGGATCTACCTCGGGCCCGCGCGACGCGGGCAGGAGGCGGAAGTCTTCACCTCGGGGCGCCGGATGCGGCTGCATGTATCGCCGGCGGTGGAGCCGGGCACGCTCGCACCGGGGGGCGTGGTGCGGCTCGGAGAAGGTACCGTTGTCGTAGAGGCCTGCGGTTACGCGAAGACCGGCCAGTTGGCCACTCTGTCGGAACGCATCGGCCACGACCGGGCGATTGTGGCAGACATGCAGGGCGCAGAGCAGGTGGTGCACTTGACCAAGGTTCTGCAGGAGAAGGCCCGCGCTGGCGACACAGTCCTCATCGATTCCAAAGCAGGCTACGCCTTCGAGCGCATCCCGAAAACAGAGGTCAACCAACTGTCGCTGGAGGAAGTCCCCGACGTCACGTACGACGACATCGGGGGTCTGCGTTCACAGATCGAGACGATCCGCGATTCTGTCGAGCTGCCGTTCACGCACCGGGAGCTGTACCGGACCTACGACCTTAAGCCGCCGAAAGGCGTGCTCCTGTACGGTCCACCGGGGTGCGGCAAGACGCTGATTGCCAAGGCTGTGGCGAATTCACTGTCGACGCGGATCGGCGTCGGCGCGAAGGCGCACTTCCTCAACGTCAAAGGCCCGGAACTGCTGAACAAGTACGTGGGGGAGACGGAGCGGCGCATCCGCCTCATCTTCGAGCGCGCACGCGCGCTCGCCGGTGAGGAACGTCCGGTAATCATTTTCTTCGACGAAATGGAATCGATTTTCCGGACCCGCGGATCGGGGGTTTCCTCGGACATGGAGACCACGGTCGTGCCGCAGTTGCTCACCGAGATCGACGGAGTCGAGGACATCGCCAATGTCATCGTGATCGGTGCCACCAACCGTGAAGAGCTCATCGACCCGGCGATTCTCCGGCCCGGGCGCCTGGACATCAAGATCCGCATCGACCGCCCTGACCGTAGCGAGGCACGCGAGATCTTCGCGCGTTACCTCACCGACAGCGTCCCCCGCGAGGGGAGCACGGGGGAGCTTATCGACGCAGCCCTCGATAAGCTTTTCGCCCCCCGCCCCTTCGTGAAACTCACGCTGGTGGACGGCTCAGAGGAGACCTTGCACTATGCGGACTTCGTGTCGGGGGCGATGATCGCGAATATCGTCGACCGGGCGAAAAAGCTGGCCATCAAGGACGAGATCGACGGTCGCGGACACGGGGTGAGTGCCGAGCACCTGCGCGTGGCTGTGAGGATGGAACAGGACGAGAGCGAGGACATGCCCAACGTGTCCAACCCCGATGAATGGGCGCGGATCACGGGGCGCAGCGGCAAGCGCGTCGTCGCCGCCGAGGTGCTGTAG